In the Paenibacillus thermoaerophilus genome, one interval contains:
- a CDS encoding DEAD/DEAH box helicase — protein MTTGIGTNPIKVRVEWRADGTFAVSGEWKYSGADGKRARYAPVEPTQLKHLLMAWHAPSYYGTLLETVQTGGFEGFALPADWAVDLFAESDAVANPFGSVEWDEQAEDIRRIARQLKAAADAGDIVPDYDAWRQGRLAWRMRGVDMLRDAGPLAAEWTEQFVRLRLERQGGLLEQWNRVQAAFPAMQRQALADDVWADEEDWLLAIGWTPDDTPFRVELRLEEPALPEPDAESAVPPDGDIEPSGSESGGRPPIGDEAWTLRTVIVPADPSAKRPRELAVTPDGGLEPLGKHGRNSGLPDEWAPYADRLYRRISRVGKLVSWLRAEPADAQATPPKSRLTPQEAWRFLAEAAPILHDFGYGVRLPDWWEELRRLRPKLRARARTGEPGRGGGRSSLLGLDQIVQFDWKLAIGNLELTEAEFRELAERSQPLARIRGQWVHLDPATLAQLRRLMNRTGAGSGLRFRDVLEMELLGGTELPGELAGEGEGDGDESVRLQLELELNAQLAALIGQLRHTRALPPWNPPSGLRGELRPYQREGAAWLSFLRRFGFGACLADDMGLGKTIQFIAYLLAVREEEPDAPPALLVCPTSVLGNWQKELERFAPGLHVKLHYGPGRRKGESFGAWIAGADIVVTSYALAHLDEEELASVEWTAICLDEAQNIKNAQTKQSAAVRRLSGRHRIALTGTPVENRLAELWSIFDFLNPGYLGALPQFNRRFGSGVERSDSDRTGALQKLIQPFLLRRVKTDPAVGLDLPDKMELKAYVQLTPEQAALYEHTVNELFREIGELEGMQRRGRILSALLRLKQLCDHPALYNKEPDELLTAEGGDMQISRSRKLERIVEMVQELREEGDRCLIFTQFIGMGRLLQSVLRDKLGERVPFLHGGVPKAERDAMIAEFQAGGASGPGVFVLSLKAGGTGLNLTAANHVFHYDRWWNPAVENQATDRAYRIGQSKRVQVHKFVTLGTLEERIDELLERKQELGRAIIGGGEQWITELSTDELRDLFRLRREWIQ, from the coding sequence ATGACAACAGGAATCGGCACCAACCCGATAAAAGTGCGGGTCGAATGGCGCGCGGACGGAACGTTCGCCGTCTCCGGCGAATGGAAATATTCCGGAGCGGACGGCAAGCGCGCGCGTTACGCCCCGGTCGAGCCGACGCAGCTCAAGCATCTGCTGATGGCTTGGCATGCTCCCTCCTATTACGGCACGCTGCTGGAGACCGTTCAGACAGGCGGATTCGAAGGATTTGCGCTGCCGGCCGACTGGGCGGTCGATCTGTTCGCCGAATCCGACGCCGTGGCGAATCCGTTCGGCTCCGTCGAATGGGACGAACAGGCCGAGGACATCCGCCGGATCGCCCGCCAGCTCAAGGCCGCGGCCGACGCCGGGGACATCGTGCCGGATTACGACGCCTGGCGGCAAGGACGCCTCGCCTGGCGCATGCGGGGCGTTGACATGCTCCGGGACGCGGGCCCGCTGGCGGCGGAGTGGACGGAGCAGTTCGTACGGCTGCGGCTGGAGCGGCAGGGCGGGCTGCTCGAACAGTGGAACCGCGTGCAGGCGGCGTTCCCCGCGATGCAGCGGCAGGCGCTCGCCGACGACGTATGGGCGGACGAGGAAGATTGGCTGCTGGCCATCGGCTGGACGCCGGACGATACGCCATTCCGCGTCGAGCTGCGGCTGGAGGAGCCGGCATTGCCGGAGCCCGATGCGGAGAGCGCGGTTCCGCCAGACGGCGACATCGAGCCGAGCGGCAGCGAGAGCGGCGGCCGTCCGCCGATCGGGGACGAAGCGTGGACGCTGCGCACCGTCATCGTGCCGGCCGACCCCTCGGCCAAGCGGCCCCGCGAGCTGGCGGTGACGCCCGACGGCGGCTTGGAGCCGCTCGGGAAGCACGGGCGGAACAGCGGCCTGCCGGACGAGTGGGCCCCGTACGCGGACCGGCTGTATCGGCGGATCTCGCGGGTCGGCAAGCTTGTGTCGTGGCTGCGCGCGGAACCCGCCGATGCGCAGGCGACGCCGCCCAAGTCGCGGCTGACCCCGCAGGAAGCCTGGCGCTTCCTGGCGGAAGCCGCGCCGATACTGCATGACTTCGGCTACGGCGTGCGCCTCCCCGACTGGTGGGAGGAGCTCCGCCGCCTGCGGCCCAAGCTGCGGGCGCGGGCGCGGACCGGCGAGCCGGGACGCGGAGGCGGGAGAAGCTCCCTGCTCGGGCTGGATCAGATTGTCCAGTTCGACTGGAAGCTGGCGATCGGCAATCTCGAGCTGACCGAAGCCGAATTCCGCGAACTGGCGGAACGGAGCCAGCCTCTCGCCCGAATCCGGGGCCAGTGGGTTCACCTCGATCCGGCGACGCTCGCCCAGCTTCGCAGGTTAATGAACCGCACGGGCGCGGGCAGCGGCTTGCGGTTCCGCGACGTGCTGGAGATGGAGCTGCTCGGCGGAACGGAACTGCCCGGCGAGCTGGCCGGCGAAGGAGAAGGCGACGGAGACGAGTCCGTCCGGCTTCAACTGGAACTGGAGCTGAACGCGCAGCTAGCCGCCCTGATCGGCCAACTGCGCCACACCCGTGCGCTTCCTCCCTGGAACCCGCCGTCCGGGCTGCGCGGGGAACTGCGCCCGTATCAGCGGGAAGGCGCCGCCTGGCTGTCCTTCCTGCGGCGGTTCGGCTTCGGGGCGTGTCTCGCGGACGATATGGGCTTGGGCAAGACGATCCAGTTCATCGCGTATCTGCTCGCCGTCCGCGAAGAAGAACCCGACGCTCCGCCCGCTCTGCTCGTCTGCCCGACCTCGGTGCTCGGCAACTGGCAGAAGGAGCTGGAGCGGTTCGCCCCCGGCTTGCACGTGAAGCTGCACTACGGTCCCGGCCGCCGAAAAGGGGAATCGTTCGGCGCCTGGATCGCCGGGGCGGACATCGTGGTCACCTCCTACGCGCTGGCCCATCTGGACGAGGAAGAACTGGCGTCCGTCGAATGGACGGCTATCTGTCTGGACGAAGCGCAGAACATCAAGAACGCCCAGACGAAGCAATCCGCCGCCGTGCGCCGCCTCTCCGGCCGCCATCGCATCGCCCTGACGGGGACGCCGGTGGAGAACCGGCTGGCGGAGCTTTGGTCGATTTTCGATTTCCTCAATCCCGGTTATCTGGGCGCCCTGCCGCAATTCAACCGCCGGTTCGGCAGCGGCGTCGAGCGCAGCGACTCGGACCGGACGGGCGCGCTGCAGAAGCTGATTCAACCGTTTTTGCTGCGGCGTGTGAAGACCGATCCGGCGGTCGGCCTCGACCTGCCGGACAAAATGGAGCTGAAGGCGTACGTTCAGTTAACGCCCGAACAGGCGGCGCTGTACGAGCATACCGTCAACGAGCTGTTCCGCGAGATCGGCGAGCTGGAGGGCATGCAGCGCCGCGGCCGCATCCTGTCGGCCCTGCTCAGGCTGAAGCAGCTCTGCGACCACCCGGCGCTGTACAACAAAGAGCCGGACGAACTGCTGACGGCCGAAGGCGGCGACATGCAAATCTCCCGCTCCCGCAAGCTGGAGCGGATCGTCGAGATGGTCCAGGAGCTGCGCGAGGAAGGCGACCGATGCCTCATCTTCACGCAGTTTATCGGGATGGGCCGCCTGCTTCAGTCCGTGCTTCGCGACAAGCTGGGCGAACGGGTGCCGTTCCTGCACGGCGGCGTGCCCAAAGCCGAACGGGACGCGATGATTGCGGAATTCCAGGCGGGCGGCGCCTCGGGACCGGGCGTATTCGTGCTCTCCCTGAAAGCGGGCGGCACCGGCCTCAATCTGACGGCAGCGAATCACGTCTTCCATTACGACCGCTGGTGGAATCCCGCCGTGGAGAACCAGGCCACCGACCGGGCGTACCGGATCGGCCAGTCCAAACGCGTGCAGGTCCATAAATTCGTGACGCTCGGCACGCTGGAGGAACGGATCGACGAGCTGCTGGAACGCAAGCAGGAGCTCGGACGGGCGATTATCGGCGGCGGCGAGCAATGGATCACCGAGCTGTCCACCGACGAGCTGCGCGACCTGTTCCGGCTGCGGCGGGAGTGGATTCAATAA
- a CDS encoding sulfurtransferase, with protein MIVSAERLSEWLKEDGVDTVVADCRFTLGKPDEGREAYAAGRLPGAVYLDLEEDLSSPVGEHGGRHPLPDLDRLAAKLGRFGIGPRTRVVAYDAQGGAMASRLWWLLRYIGHEQAYVLDGGIGAWIASGGEIETGEPRGTGLEPTVFVPRPQPHLLASVDEVRAASSAIRSGQAGAPLLIDSRERPRYLGETEPIDKLAGHIPGAVNRFWKDALDEQGRWKDAAGQAARFADLGAEPDREIIVYCGSGVTACPNVLALRQAGYRNVRLYAGSWSDWISYPDNPIATGEEKK; from the coding sequence ATGATCGTATCGGCCGAACGGCTGTCCGAATGGCTGAAGGAGGACGGCGTCGACACCGTGGTGGCGGATTGCCGGTTTACGCTGGGCAAACCGGACGAGGGACGGGAAGCTTACGCGGCGGGCAGGCTGCCGGGCGCCGTCTATCTCGATCTGGAGGAGGACCTGTCGTCGCCGGTCGGCGAACATGGCGGCCGGCATCCGCTTCCGGACCTCGACCGATTGGCGGCTAAACTGGGACGGTTCGGAATCGGACCGCGGACGCGCGTGGTCGCGTACGACGCGCAGGGCGGAGCGATGGCTTCCCGCCTCTGGTGGCTGCTCCGGTATATAGGGCACGAGCAGGCGTATGTGCTGGACGGCGGCATCGGAGCCTGGATCGCGTCCGGCGGCGAGATCGAGACCGGCGAGCCCCGCGGCACGGGGCTGGAGCCGACCGTATTCGTTCCGCGTCCGCAGCCGCATCTGCTCGCTTCCGTGGACGAGGTGCGCGCCGCTTCGTCGGCGATCAGAAGCGGTCAAGCGGGAGCGCCGCTGCTGATCGATTCCCGCGAGCGGCCGCGTTACCTCGGTGAAACCGAGCCGATCGACAAGTTGGCGGGCCATATTCCGGGCGCGGTCAACCGGTTCTGGAAGGACGCGCTGGACGAGCAAGGCCGCTGGAAGGACGCGGCGGGCCAAGCGGCGCGGTTCGCGGATCTCGGGGCCGAGCCGGACCGTGAGATCATCGTCTACTGCGGCTCCGGGGTGACGGCGTGTCCGAACGTGCTGGCTCTCCGGCAGGCGGGCTACCGCAATGTGCGGTTGTATGCGGGTTCGTGGAGCGATTGGATCTCGTACCCGGACAATCCGATTGCGACGGGAGAGGAAAAGAAGTAA
- a CDS encoding glutathione peroxidase — protein sequence MSIYEWTVRAADGQEVGLDAYKGNVLLIVNVASACGFTPQYAGLEFLYRRYRQAGLRVLAFPCNDFGAQEPGTMEEIRAFCSRNYGVTFDLFEKIKIVGEEAHPLYKHLTQSPGFAGDVAWNFEKFLVGRTGRTIGRFPSRTPPDDPELIAAIEAALAQDAG from the coding sequence AATGGACCGTTCGCGCGGCCGACGGGCAGGAGGTCGGGCTGGACGCGTACAAAGGCAACGTGCTGCTGATCGTAAACGTCGCGTCCGCTTGCGGATTCACCCCGCAGTATGCGGGACTGGAATTTCTGTACCGGCGCTACCGCCAGGCCGGATTGCGCGTGCTGGCGTTTCCGTGCAATGACTTTGGCGCGCAAGAGCCGGGCACGATGGAGGAGATCCGGGCGTTTTGCTCGCGGAATTACGGGGTGACCTTCGACCTGTTCGAGAAGATCAAAATAGTCGGCGAGGAGGCCCATCCGCTGTATAAGCACCTGACGCAGTCGCCCGGCTTTGCGGGAGATGTCGCCTGGAACTTCGAAAAGTTTCTCGTCGGCCGCACGGGCCGGACGATCGGGCGCTTCCCGAGCCGCACGCCTCCGGACGATCCCGAGCTGATCGCCGCGATCGAAGCGGCTCTGGCGCAGGACGCCGGCTGA
- a CDS encoding GntR family transcriptional regulator, whose protein sequence is MNIMLSNASDEPIYSQIVRQIRSAILNGELAPGQSLPSIRQLAKDLQISVITTKRAYEELEKERLIDSVVGKGSFVSGASPQFIREQRLRLLENKLIEVVQESKSLQMPLEELIAHIRLLYEEGED, encoded by the coding sequence ATGAACATTATGTTGTCCAACGCCTCCGACGAACCGATCTATTCCCAGATTGTCCGGCAGATCCGCAGCGCGATCCTGAACGGGGAACTGGCGCCCGGTCAGAGCTTGCCGTCCATCCGTCAATTGGCCAAGGACCTGCAGATCAGCGTCATCACGACCAAGCGGGCTTATGAGGAGCTGGAGAAGGAGCGGCTGATCGATTCGGTCGTCGGCAAAGGCTCGTTCGTGTCCGGCGCAAGCCCCCAATTTATCCGGGAACAGCGGCTTCGGCTGCTGGAAAACAAGCTGATCGAAGTCGTGCAGGAAAGCAAGTCTCTGCAGATGCCCCTCGAGGAACTGATCGCCCATATCCGACTGTTATACGAGGAAGGAGAGGATTGA
- a CDS encoding beta-propeller domain-containing protein: MLKKTATAVLLAAALVAAPAAAPAGSPAAQASPAQGDAVNVTLRGKPMTLDTPAVLVGGTTLVPLRPVAEALGATVEWKEGSDGRHTVTLSRGGETAVVTLGDPTLTASGRTIRLDVAPMLKDGVTMVPLRAIGEALGAVVYWDAASRTALVDDPAELPVIGNAENLRELLEKTQQLASVGRMTVQVAGAESGSFIAVDQIGDTAKVRSEAKTESAAPSETGTDTAGYSKTNVQVDGVDESDWAKTDGRFIYQLSGSRVRIADIADPSAPKLAATLDYSSDSFRPQELYADGGRLVVIGQSHELLPADTGAGSGADQAQSSGSVQPEAKKIAIWPVHPTRTTVKTLVYEIDQAGQPKLVRETELEGNYVSSRKIGGALYLISNKYTHVYHILENAKANSKSVAGSEAAIPPEASFEPVYRDSASGGEAGLRTLPLDRIRYFPESPESNVMMIGALDLDRPEQEMQVSAYLGSGQTVYASTKHLYVAVGHYIPKGEHYRQETKVYKFRLDQGRVLHVGEGSVPGTVLNQFSLDEHDGYLRIATTKGDMWASGEATSKNNVYVLNEQLKQVGALEDLAPGERIYSVRFMGGRAYMVTFRNVDPLFAIDLRDPAKPAVLGQLKIPGYSDYLHPYDENHLIGFGKETIELPSKGAGPDATMAFYQGMKIALFDVSDVTQPKEKFKEVIGDRGTHSDLLSDHKALLFSREKGLMAFPVQLMEIKDKSKVEAGELAYGEFTYQGAYVYGIDLQEGFKLRGRITHLTNDDLAKSGQYGYDYDKSVRRILYAGHTLYTLSEAMLKANDLDSLAELGSLTYPALPKPKPQVYPKGEPMPMPAR; the protein is encoded by the coding sequence ATGCTGAAGAAAACCGCAACGGCGGTTCTGCTCGCCGCTGCGCTCGTCGCGGCGCCGGCGGCCGCTCCCGCCGGTTCCCCGGCCGCGCAAGCCTCCCCGGCGCAAGGCGACGCCGTCAACGTGACGCTGCGGGGCAAGCCGATGACGCTGGATACGCCGGCCGTGCTGGTTGGGGGAACGACGCTGGTGCCGCTGCGTCCCGTCGCCGAGGCGCTCGGGGCGACGGTGGAGTGGAAGGAAGGATCGGACGGACGGCATACGGTCACCTTGTCGCGCGGCGGCGAGACCGCCGTCGTGACGCTGGGAGATCCGACGCTGACCGCGTCCGGACGGACGATCCGGCTCGATGTCGCGCCCATGCTGAAGGACGGGGTGACGATGGTGCCGCTGCGCGCGATCGGCGAAGCGCTGGGCGCCGTGGTGTACTGGGACGCCGCCAGCCGGACGGCGCTTGTGGACGATCCGGCGGAACTGCCCGTCATCGGAAACGCCGAGAATTTGCGCGAACTGCTGGAGAAGACACAGCAGCTCGCTTCTGTCGGGAGAATGACGGTTCAAGTCGCCGGCGCCGAAAGCGGCTCGTTCATTGCCGTGGATCAAATCGGGGACACCGCCAAAGTCCGGTCGGAAGCCAAAACCGAGAGCGCCGCTCCTTCGGAGACGGGGACGGACACAGCCGGCTATTCCAAGACGAACGTGCAGGTGGACGGCGTTGACGAATCCGACTGGGCCAAAACCGACGGCCGGTTTATTTACCAGTTGAGCGGCTCCCGCGTGCGGATCGCCGATATCGCCGACCCTTCGGCACCGAAGCTCGCCGCCACACTGGATTACTCGTCAGACAGTTTTCGCCCGCAGGAGCTGTATGCCGACGGCGGACGTCTCGTCGTGATCGGCCAGTCTCATGAGTTGCTGCCTGCGGACACGGGGGCAGGCTCCGGCGCCGATCAGGCCCAATCCAGCGGCAGCGTACAGCCCGAGGCCAAGAAGATTGCGATCTGGCCCGTGCATCCGACCCGGACGACGGTCAAGACGCTGGTGTACGAGATCGACCAGGCGGGCCAGCCGAAGCTTGTGCGTGAGACCGAGCTCGAAGGCAACTACGTCTCTTCCCGCAAGATCGGCGGCGCGCTGTATCTGATTTCGAACAAATACACCCACGTCTACCATATTCTCGAGAACGCCAAAGCCAACTCCAAGAGCGTTGCCGGGTCCGAAGCCGCGATTCCGCCCGAAGCTTCGTTCGAGCCGGTCTACCGCGATTCCGCTTCCGGCGGCGAGGCCGGTCTCCGCACGCTCCCGCTGGACCGTATCCGTTATTTCCCGGAGTCCCCGGAGAGCAATGTCATGATGATCGGAGCGCTCGATCTGGATCGCCCCGAACAGGAGATGCAGGTATCCGCCTATCTTGGGTCGGGCCAGACGGTATACGCCTCGACGAAGCATTTGTACGTGGCGGTCGGCCACTACATCCCGAAGGGCGAGCATTACCGCCAGGAGACGAAGGTTTACAAGTTCCGGCTCGATCAAGGCCGCGTCCTTCATGTCGGCGAAGGCTCCGTACCGGGAACCGTGCTGAATCAGTTCTCCCTCGACGAACACGACGGCTACCTGCGGATCGCCACGACCAAAGGCGACATGTGGGCAAGCGGCGAGGCGACGTCGAAAAACAACGTGTACGTGCTGAACGAGCAGTTGAAGCAGGTGGGAGCTCTGGAGGATTTGGCCCCGGGCGAGCGCATTTACTCGGTTCGCTTCATGGGCGGACGCGCGTATATGGTGACGTTCCGGAACGTGGACCCGCTGTTCGCGATCGATCTGCGCGACCCGGCCAAACCGGCCGTGCTCGGCCAGCTCAAAATCCCGGGGTACAGCGATTACCTGCACCCGTACGACGAGAATCATCTGATCGGCTTCGGCAAAGAGACGATCGAACTCCCGTCGAAAGGGGCGGGGCCGGACGCGACGATGGCCTTCTATCAAGGCATGAAGATCGCGCTGTTCGACGTATCCGACGTTACCCAGCCCAAGGAAAAATTCAAGGAAGTCATCGGCGACCGTGGCACGCACTCGGACCTGCTGAGCGATCACAAGGCGCTGCTGTTCTCCCGCGAAAAAGGGCTGATGGCGTTCCCCGTGCAGTTGATGGAGATCAAGGACAAATCGAAGGTTGAAGCCGGCGAGCTCGCCTATGGCGAATTCACGTACCAAGGCGCGTACGTCTACGGAATCGATCTGCAAGAGGGCTTCAAGCTGCGCGGCCGCATCACGCATCTGACGAACGACGATCTCGCGAAAAGCGGGCAGTACGGCTACGATTACGACAAATCCGTGCGCCGCATCCTGTATGCGGGCCATACGCTCTATACGCTGTCCGAGGCGATGCTGAAGGCCAACGACCTCGACAGCCTCGCCGAACTCGGGTCGCTGACGTATCCGGCGCTCCCGAAGCCGAAACCGCAAGTGTATCCGAAAGGGGAACCGATGCCTATGCCGGCCAGGTAG
- a CDS encoding FGGY-family carbohydrate kinase: MLLLGIDIGTTNSKVGLFDEQGRTVAIESRPTVAYTHADGYSYYDPEEMWQGFASAVRAVLERAGGRKVGAIGITSMAESGLLVDVETGKARSPFMPWYDTCSQAQAERIAAESDAYERFRASGLRNSFKLGLAKLMWIRDRFPEAFGGSRWLSASSYIAYRLTGSMAIDYTLAARTYAYRIDSKQWDDAWIRHFGFDPAIFPEAIPGTASAGTTVEGAAGLPAGIPVVIAGHDHVVAALAAGAITPGVVYDSMGTAETLVGTLQERPLGRAEFDSGMSYGLHIAPGRLFWMGGNSASGGSVEWLRKLLADEQMSYEKLLSLLASREPGPTGILYYPYLPGSGAPRPDTKARGSFIGLTNKHGKADLIQAVLEGTAYQLQSIRRAAERIAGEPIERLVVVGGGTRNPYWLQTKADVLNATLDLPPVEEATLLGAALAAGVGGGVYGSVEEAAAAVRLEGGRQVAPDAERHERYKRLYEQGYEALQDALRVYFRSL; this comes from the coding sequence ATGCTACTTCTTGGCATTGATATCGGCACGACTAACAGCAAAGTAGGTTTGTTTGACGAGCAGGGAAGGACGGTGGCCATCGAGAGCCGGCCGACGGTCGCGTATACGCATGCGGACGGCTACTCCTATTACGATCCGGAGGAGATGTGGCAGGGCTTCGCATCGGCGGTGCGCGCCGTCCTGGAACGGGCGGGCGGCCGGAAAGTCGGCGCGATCGGAATCACCAGCATGGCCGAGAGCGGGCTGCTGGTCGATGTGGAGACGGGCAAGGCGCGGTCGCCGTTTATGCCGTGGTACGATACGTGTTCGCAGGCTCAGGCGGAGCGGATCGCGGCCGAGTCGGATGCGTACGAGCGCTTCCGGGCGAGCGGGCTGCGCAACAGCTTCAAGCTCGGTCTGGCGAAGCTGATGTGGATTCGCGACCGGTTCCCCGAGGCGTTCGGCGGCTCGCGCTGGCTCTCGGCTTCAAGCTACATCGCCTACCGCCTGACGGGCTCGATGGCGATCGACTATACGCTGGCGGCCCGCACTTACGCGTACCGCATCGACAGCAAGCAGTGGGACGACGCCTGGATTCGCCACTTCGGCTTCGATCCGGCGATCTTCCCCGAGGCGATTCCCGGCACGGCTTCGGCCGGGACGACGGTCGAAGGAGCGGCCGGACTGCCGGCCGGCATCCCGGTCGTCATCGCCGGCCACGACCATGTGGTGGCCGCGCTTGCCGCGGGAGCGATCACGCCGGGCGTCGTATACGACTCCATGGGGACGGCCGAGACGCTGGTCGGCACGCTGCAGGAACGCCCGCTGGGCCGCGCGGAGTTCGATTCCGGCATGTCGTACGGGCTTCACATCGCCCCCGGCCGGCTGTTCTGGATGGGCGGCAACTCGGCTTCCGGAGGCTCGGTCGAATGGCTGCGCAAGCTGCTGGCGGACGAGCAGATGAGCTATGAGAAGCTGCTGTCGCTGCTGGCTTCCCGAGAGCCGGGACCGACGGGCATTCTCTACTATCCGTATTTGCCGGGCAGCGGTGCACCCAGACCGGATACGAAAGCCCGCGGGTCTTTTATCGGCTTGACGAACAAGCACGGCAAAGCCGACTTGATCCAGGCGGTGCTGGAAGGAACGGCGTATCAGCTGCAAAGCATCCGCCGCGCGGCCGAGCGGATCGCAGGCGAGCCGATCGAACGGCTTGTCGTGGTCGGGGGCGGCACGCGCAACCCGTATTGGCTGCAGACGAAGGCCGACGTGCTGAATGCGACCCTGGATCTGCCGCCGGTCGAGGAGGCGACCCTGCTGGGAGCAGCACTTGCGGCGGGCGTCGGCGGAGGCGTATACGGCTCGGTTGAGGAAGCGGCAGCGGCGGTGCGTCTGGAAGGCGGGCGCCAAGTTGCGCCGGACGCCGAGCGGCACGAACGGTACAAGCGGCTGTACGAGCAGGGCTACGAAGCGCTGCAGGACGCGCTGCGCGTGTATTTCCGCAGCTTGTAA
- a CDS encoding ABC-2 transporter permease, translating to MLNLIRKDLIVLRWYFLFVAAYVLVFGVITVTPFSPMMLVVLPTMMLTLFATNLEIRNKSMLFVGSLPVGRKQIVQAKYASFFVYLAIGIVLGCLSNLSNQVRYGPEDFPFSLQTLALAVFVSMLFTSLYYPLYYWLGTKSAAIATFSTLFLTAAGIAGFISVADSVDIGIANVSGFPFLYALPLVGLALLFVSYRLSLAIFLRKDMGS from the coding sequence ATGCTTAACCTCATCCGCAAAGATCTGATCGTTTTGCGCTGGTATTTTCTATTTGTTGCGGCTTACGTCCTGGTGTTCGGCGTGATCACCGTCACGCCCTTCTCGCCGATGATGCTCGTGGTTCTTCCGACGATGATGCTGACGCTGTTCGCCACCAATCTGGAGATCCGCAACAAGAGCATGCTTTTCGTGGGCAGCCTGCCGGTGGGACGGAAGCAAATCGTCCAGGCCAAATACGCTTCGTTTTTCGTCTATCTCGCCATCGGGATTGTATTGGGTTGTTTGTCCAATTTGAGCAATCAGGTGCGATACGGACCAGAGGATTTCCCGTTTTCGCTGCAAACCTTGGCGTTGGCCGTGTTCGTGTCCATGCTGTTCACGTCTTTGTATTATCCCTTGTATTACTGGCTGGGAACCAAAAGCGCCGCGATCGCAACGTTTAGCACCCTGTTTCTGACCGCTGCGGGCATCGCCGGATTTATTTCCGTCGCGGATTCGGTGGACATCGGCATTGCGAACGTTTCCGGCTTTCCGTTCCTATATGCGCTGCCTCTCGTCGGTCTTGCGCTTTTGTTCGTCTCCTACCGCCTCTCGCTGGCGATCTTTCTGCGCAAGGACATGGGAAGTTGA
- a CDS encoding alpha/beta fold hydrolase gives MGRREEWTWTARDGLRLHGVGWRPDAEPPAGAVLLVHGMGEHIGRYEHVAAAIAGAGYACVGFDLRGHGRSGGRRGDAESYEHLLDDVDLALTRLREYAPDVPAFVWAHSYGGAIALNYAIRRRPGLAGMVVTGPWLRLAFEPPAWKLAVGQVFRRVWPSFTMKRGIRSGRLTRIAEAEADAMSDPLNHGVISARSFFGAKEHGLRALREADGLPSPILLMHGGDDQVTDAGASRELADRLGERCTFRLYEGMAHELHNDWCKDEMLGEALRWLDERTRELRPELAAPSDENREANDLDETKENCGDATSWH, from the coding sequence ATGGGGCGGCGGGAAGAATGGACCTGGACGGCCCGGGACGGGTTGCGTCTGCACGGCGTCGGCTGGCGGCCGGATGCGGAGCCCCCGGCGGGAGCGGTGCTGCTCGTTCACGGCATGGGCGAGCATATCGGCCGATACGAGCATGTGGCGGCGGCCATTGCCGGCGCGGGGTACGCCTGCGTCGGCTTTGATCTGCGCGGCCACGGCCGGTCGGGTGGCCGGCGCGGGGACGCCGAATCGTACGAGCATCTGCTCGACGACGTCGATCTGGCGCTGACCCGGCTGCGCGAATACGCGCCGGACGTGCCGGCGTTCGTATGGGCGCACAGCTACGGCGGCGCGATCGCGCTTAATTATGCTATCCGCCGCCGGCCCGGCTTGGCCGGAATGGTCGTCACCGGGCCGTGGCTGAGGCTGGCGTTCGAGCCGCCGGCGTGGAAGCTGGCGGTCGGACAAGTATTTCGGCGCGTCTGGCCGTCGTTCACGATGAAGCGGGGCATCCGTTCCGGCCGGCTGACAAGGATCGCCGAGGCGGAGGCGGACGCGATGAGCGATCCGCTTAACCATGGCGTGATCTCGGCCCGCAGCTTTTTCGGCGCGAAGGAACATGGCCTCCGGGCGCTTCGCGAGGCGGACGGGCTGCCCAGTCCGATCCTGCTGATGCACGGAGGGGACGATCAGGTGACGGACGCCGGGGCGAGCCGGGAACTGGCGGACCGGCTCGGGGAGCGCTGCACGTTCCGCCTGTACGAAGGAATGGCGCATGAGCTCCATAACGATTGGTGCAAGGACGAGATGCTGGGAGAGGCGCTTCGGTGGCTGGACGAACGGACGCGGGAACTGCGGCCCGAACTGGCGGCCCCGAGCGATGAGAACAGAGAAGCCAACGACTTGGACGAGACGAAGGAGAATTGCGGGGATGCTACTTCTTGGCATTGA